The genomic window CATCCTCCGAGTCAGATGACACACTGTCAGGACGGCCTGCCAGACAGAAACATTAGTTAAGAAATAGCGGTCACTTTTCCTCAGAGCGCTGCTCTTGTCGTCCACAACACGGGCCAATCTGAACAATATTTAGTGTGGCTCTTGAATGATAGTTAACACTTTTATTGTTCACATCTGCAGGGCATACAGTAGATTGATGTGTAGCTCAATTCACCTGTAGAGGCAACTGGGGCCGAGTTCCACTTGGCGCTTGCAACTGTTCCCATCTTCTGTTCCAGCTGACAGATGTACTCCATCAACTCCTGTGGTGAAAAATGCAGTCATCACCCTTATAACCCTCAAAATGTCAGACCTCTTCAAACCAGCACTACGTAACATTATTGCACTGTGAAAACACAACGGAAACATTTGCCATTATATAAATGTTACCACAGTACAATGAACATTTAAGTCCTTCCTTGGTTTCTCATGTGCCGCACATTGGCTGTTGTACTTAGATATGGCTGGAGTTATAATTAGGCTGGACAGTAATTTAGAAAAAGAACTGAATATTTACTTCTGCCTTCAGAGTGAAAATGTTATGGTAGTTAGCCAACAAAACTCTGCAGGCACTTTAACAACAACAGCACCGACTGCCCTGAAATCCACCGATTTATATTGCACTGTAAACAAATTATATTGCACAATAACAAGAGGACAACCACAGGGAGATGATTCCCAACAGCAGGGTCATTCACAATAAGAGTATTACTGTTGTTATATCAGTAAGGATGTGTGTTCATTATTAATACAAAGATTTTAGAAAAAATTGCAGGGGTGTGCCCAGGCTTTATAGTCACACACTAAACtagatttacatttaaaaactaaaccATGAGACCTCAGCAACTGATAATGGCACAAAGTCTGTGACACCACACACGCACAGTGTTAAATAAGTACACTACCCACCCAGAGTTTATCGTTCgctgctttttaaaactagTTTCTGTCAGTACTGATTCAAATCATGCACCGTGGCAGACAAGGTTTCTAACCTGTTTCTCTGCAAGCAGCTGCTCCTTCTCTTTGTGGGCAACCCTCAGGCTGGCCTTCAGCTCCTGAAGCTCCCTACGGGTTTCACTCAGCTGAACCTACAAGCCAGATATCACAAAACAGCAGGGTGAGGTATATTAGACCCACTCGAAAGACACTTTGACTTTTGTGTGATGTTCTAGAAGTAAACAGCCAACATCTAAATGATGCTCATTCTGAGTTTGACCTTGTTTTTGCCAGTTCAAACAAAACTATTTGTTCACACAGATACAGAGTAGGCTATAATGTATATGAAGCAGCTTCTCTCACCCGGTTGCAATCTTTTTCTCTTCCAAGCTCAACCTCTAGCTTCACTCTCTCCATCCTTTCCTCTTGCAGCCTCTCCTCCATCGCCTGCATCTCTTGGCTGAGTTTCTCCAAACGCTCATGGTCTTTCTATGAGGGTGACACACAGACACTACTACTTACTGTATTTACTTCATATATAATTTATTTGCCTCTGCCATTCGATCTTTAGGTTATGGACTCAAATATTGACTCGATGTCATAccacctacacattacacctacagAAGCTGCTCAGCCATGAAGCTCCTGGTGCAGTTTCCATGCTGATATTAAGGGAGTTTGAAACTCTGGAGTTACTGGGTCAGAATAGCGTTGGGGCCCCTGCTCTCTGTAGCTTTACATGCTCTGCCGCttcatggctgagttgctgtagttcctaaatgcttccactttCCAATAATACCACTTACAGTTGATTGAGGAAGAAATTTCCCAAACTGACTCATTGCAATGGTGGCATCATATTACGGTACCACGCTCAATTTAAGCTCTTCAGAATAGGTACTTCATGTAATACACATCAGGCAATAGGATTGaacacacctgaattcaaagagtCAGAGGTGTGACCCAGTACTTTTAGTAGAACCAGCCATataggcccattttgagaactatagaacattttgttctttttctcattattattaatatccaCTTCATATGTCGAATGTTACATATACCAAATATTACAAATACAAAACCCTGCAACAactttgaatcaaaacaaagacttgtaaaaataaaatcaggtcTACTGGGTGTGACATACTTAAACCATTTTtatcaaaaatataacaaactGTTCAGATGTATAATAGCAATATATTGCTACCCTCTCCCTTGCACCTTCATATCAACATAATGTTGCACCTGCTAATATTGATATAAATCTcccttttctcatttctctttaagcatttaaaaactgatcgttttttcttcttttattatgCTGCATACATTTGTTATTGATGCCATGGgaatattttactttgaaaccTCGTGGCATTTATTAGTGACATTCTACATTTTCCAGATTTCATGCTCTACAGCGATGCAGTACCTCAGCCGAGCGCTGCATGTTCTGCCTCTCCTGGGCCCAGTGGGCTCTTCCCTCCCTCAGGGCCAGACTGGAATCTGCAAGCTGAAGGGTGAGCTGAGCAGCCTGAAGGCGAGCCTGATGCAGTTCAGCTTGCCCCTGATCCCTCTGGGCAACCATAGAGCTGAGGTCACTCTTCAAGCCCTCAGCAGCTCGTTCGCTCATGTGCAGCCGCTCACGCAGGCTACGCATTTCTTTCAGAGATGCCTCATTTTCCGCCTGTGCATAAAGGACCAAGAAACCATGTTGGTTACTCATCTCATACTTCAGGTGATTTTCTGTATATTGCCAGACCCAAAAATATCTAAGAGTGGATTTGAACTGgtcattgttgtttgtttgtaattcttttaaaacataattgctgagttaaaatacaaaaaaacatgttcCAAATAAAGTAGCAGTGATCACTTTCCCCCCAAAAATCAATTCTGATTTTATGTCCAAATACTTGTAACACATTTCACAAGAGTCGagttgaaaacaaacaaacaaacaaaaatcctaTTTTTACATCCTCTGAGTGAGCATCCTGGTCGAGTTTCAACCACTAAAACATTCATTAATAAGTCCTTTGGTTTGACCTCTTTCCTGTGGGCTGTGGTGAGTTTCTGGGTGAGGGTGGTGATGGTGTTTTGAAGCTGCAGGACACTGGTGTCTCTTTGGGCGAGGGAGTTCCTCAGGCCCTGGAACTCCTTTGACAGGATTTTGAGCTCGCTTTCTGTTTGTTCCAGCTTAGTCTAAGGAAAAAAGGCAAGAGATGGGAAAACTGagatgttggggggggggggaggaccATGTTTTACTATGTTACACAGTATGTTTTGAACTGTGCACCTGCAGGCTTcttctctcactctcctcttcttttctcagaGCTCCTGCCCTCCTGGCTCTTTCCTTAATTCTGCACATACAGATTTTGTTATAGACAATCAAAACTATTCACAGGACCcacataaaagtaaaagaagGACAAATGAGAAAACCATGTCAAACCTCTCTAACTCGGTCTCTTTTTCCACAGCTCTCTGTGCCAGGGTTTTGATGTCGTCCTCTAGCTCTCGGATTCGCGCTTTGCTTGCCTCCCTGGCATCCATTAAAGCAGTTTTCTCCTGGGCTAGTGATTCTCCTAATGCCTTTTCCTCCTAACAGACCAGAGGCGTGTTTAATTTTTGTGTTAATATAAGAACTCGGGCAATTTCTTAAATGTCTCCTGCTTACATTTTTACACttaacacacagggacattaTTTAAGCAGAAATGCTTTATCTGAGAATGAGGGCACTGCTGTAGGGAAATGGAAGCAGGCACATCGGTTCTAATCAAATGACTGTGCCCACCATTTGCATAAGCTTCATACATCAccttctgcttcttctgcagCTCATCAAGCTTCTCTAGAGTTTGGTTCAGCTCTTTCTGAAGCCTGGCGATATCACCCTCCAGCTCTTTGCGTCTTCTGTCCCAGGCCTCTCTCGCTCGCTTGTACTCctcattctctttctctctttgctctttaACCGCCTCCTGCACCTGCAAAAGCTCAGCGCGCTCTCGCAGACATTCCTGCAGTCGATTCTAACAAGACAGAGAACAGAGGAAGCAAGCAGCATGACTGTGTGCCCGTCTTTGTGTAACTGCAGTAAACAAGAGTATTGATCCCCCCCCCCAGCAGATGTGTTTTATAAGCACTCgttaattttgcaaaactgaaaacacacactctcCCATGCAGTATCTTATCCACTCACCTGCAGCAGCTCAGCCCTGGGGACTACCAGCAGCATATCTGTGCCTGCCTCCTCTCCATGGGAGTCTTCCTCAAGAGTCACCAGATCCTCAAGTGGCTTTGGTGCACAAAAAGTGAATTTAGAGCTGCGAGAGCACACCTTCCCTTTAGCATCAATATATACGAACTCATACTCCTGGGAGCTGGGCTTGGGTAGGTAGGAAGCTAAaatagtgatttaaaaaaaaagcaaaaaaagcaaaaggttATATTACAATCTGCAGAGAAGAATAATTGTTTTTCAAAGTAGCCATGCTTTAATTTAGACCCTACTTCCCATTATACTTTTAGTCAGTCTAAATTACATACCTATAATTTTGGAACATCTAATCACAATTTAAATTAATGTTCTGGTAAATATGAACTATGAGTCtaatacatttatttgtattatatTGCTGGTTAAGATGATGTGTTTGCCATCAAAAATCCATTTCACAGACCCTTTTTACAGCAAACATTTTGACTTGTCAAAGTAGGGAAAGTGTATGAATAATGGCTGTATTCCACTTAGGGGAGGTCCCCCTTTTGCACATTCTGTTTTATTGCCATGAAATAGGAAACTTAATGGAACTAGGAAGACATTACTTTGACCTGCTTCTCCCCTGCTGTGACAACTAAAAATACACGGTTGACAAATTCAAGTAAAAACTACTCGCTGTAAACTTAATGGCCTTTAATTCGTCATCTGTCTTACTGCAGTCTAAAATGGCCTAGCTTTGCAAACTTGGATTAAGCCCACTGCTAAactaaaacatttattaaataaagctATCTTCTCATTTAGTCTTAGAAACTGTCTGATAATACTTCAATTCAGTAACACCAGGTTCACATGTTGCAATACAGCTTCTGGCCACTAGTGGCAGCAGTGCGGCCATTCACGGCAGGTGAGCGACAAAACGATGATGTTTTTATGTAACTTGTGTCCCATGGGCTGTGAGGTCTGTAAGCGTCTATTCATTCTCGTTGTATCATTTGTGAAAAACCGCAGAGTACCTGAAATAGCAGAGCGTCTCTGGTTAGCTAAGCTGGCCAAAGTCTTTTAAACAGGTGTTTTAAGTGACTCTCGGGCagtttggtgctttttttccacgTAAAACTTGAAGCGCTTTGCGAGTTGAGCTTCTCTGCGCCATTTATATGTTTGTTGTAAACATCGTCGGCGTAACAGAAGCAGTTAAACAACTTTGTATGTTCTGCTTTTGTCCTGTAGTGTCAAAAACAGCTAGCTccagccagtgttgccaacttagcgactttgtcgctatatttagcgagttttcagaccccttagcgactttttttctaaagaaagTCGCTAAAAAAGACGTGATAGCtcgtatcgcttttactctcaacaagcagcgggtgctgtaacgcagtcagttcttcttttactcttatgctgttttgtggatcacaaggtttaaaaactgtataaaccaccacacaaagtaactccaccagagcgcTATTCGGGTCATTGCCGGTTTAAAACTACTGgctataaacacagacacacaaaagtaaCTCCACCACGCCATGTTCGGGTCATTTTGcccgatcgcgaaaacagcaaacaagtaacaccacgccgatgttgttcacaggacagcaagagtaaacgatcgggagacccttgtcgtcgttatcgttccactcgcacggtttatttcaccgaattcagcgtttttgcttcacaactaaagcgagcagtttgctctgtgcactaacatggactcgagtcaaccagcgccacctctggccaagtgccacagcctacagccagatcaacctgtgacacacatctgcaccacgtttgaattcgtgtcatgcacatttgtacctttcaattgtgtgtttgtgcgtcatgcaaataaacctttgaaaagaatgaaatgatatcatatattccttattggcctacatttgtacaaaattccaaattatatacacaaagtcatagacatcaccactccaattggtcatcatgattttaatattctctttttccataacaatgaaatacgccttggacaaatatgacacatcaatatttcattagtgttgtaacatcacatgtcgctagcatagtctgtctgtgtcttttccctgaaaatgaatatttccagccaatataggcaattcatcaacatggctggagttatatacagtctgtataagtgtggttaatctaatgaagatttgtaaggagacggcagttactgtgaatccacagcagttacacagtgattagtaataaacagccagtgagagtgagtggatatgactgttcccaccactaacacatgaccatagcccactactagattaacttgtgacacatctgcacctgctgctatgatcacagtgagtagaggctgagtggctgcacttacccctggtacatccaaatctgcccacaaacatgttgaaagatgcaatgccagcaatgtggattgtcaacactgaaaacaatcagtaagcaaagacaacagggatcacttttttctgtttatttagcacccacaacatttgtagtcgccttctgcacaggggaagtccacacacactgtgtggtaccactttccacagaaggtgcattcagtctgcaagattgaatgagattgtcagagtcattgtctggctgtttattactaatcacctgctgtacattcacagtaactgccatctccttacaaatgtttattagattgaccacacttatgcagactgtatatcacaaccaactctaacatgtttgtttgcagagggaagacacagacagactacgctaacgacatgtgatgttacaacactggtgaaatattagtgtgttcacgacatttttcgtatgggcaaaagtattgatatcaggatggtgattcttatgtgtatgtcatttggcattttgtacaaatgtaggctgatattaaatacatgatatcatttcattcatttcaaaggtttgtttgcatgacgcacaaacacacaattgaaaggtacaaatgtgcatgacacgaattcaaacgtggtgcagatgtgtgtcacaagttgatctggctgtaggctgtggcacttggccagaggtggcgctggttgactcgagtccatgttagtgcacaaagtaaactgctcgctttagttgtggagcaaaaacgctgaattcggtgaaacaaaccgtgcgagtggaacgataacgacgacaagggtctcccgatcgtttactcttgctgtcctgtgaacaacatcggcgtggtgttacttgtttgctgttttcgcgatcgcgtcgcgcatgaggatatcaccaggtaaactcgccacatttttaaacattttgttgttcaacagcatcaagactgacggagtgtgtttgagataacctcacaagtgtcacagatgacacatttggcgttttttttgctggtttgtcggtaggagctcctgaaacgcaagactgccacacatctgttcgaccaacgccagttgatctaaacgccagttgatctggaacaccggtccaagcccgggtaaaggagcagggttggaattgtgacattaaaaaaaacaataattgctaaaagaaatttagtttgtagttctaaataaactctaaatgcatttaagactttttttttactcactttatgtctcttccacgatgttatttctctctccaacaacataggttacaattagattagcatgaccaattatgcaaattaggcgttgacgtcatttagcgacttctagcgacttttaggacagccaatagcgattttccttactgaggagttggcaacactggctccAGCAAGCTAAACGCTCATTAAACAACACGTGTTTGTTTATCACATTATAAAATAGCTTTTCAGTCGCCTCGACTGTTTGTGCTATGCTGCTATGTCCTGTTGAAACCACAGAAATTAATCTAGTATCAATTCAACAAACATCCTGTTAATGACGCGGTCCATGCTTTCAGCTGTCCTGccaaaaaatgttttcctgCTATTTAAACCGCTGTAAATGACTAGCTGGCCTATAATCTGTCAAACGTATCTCTCATGAAGGATATCGAGTCATTATGTGCCAGAAAGAAAATTCCCGTCACAAAGTAGAAGCtacaatcagtttttggcaaagtgacttttatatatccTTTATGAATCGATGTAAAAACTATCGTTGACAGTAAAAACGTCTTCTCCAAAAGAGAGCTGGCCAAGAGGGCAGGAGAAATTGcaacaaatataacataacagttctaTAAAGATATTTTAAGTGGCCCAACAGGACTGGATTGATTAAAATGTAGAGCACAAAGTGGGTATGATAATGCTGAGTTAAAAGACACTTGCAGAACaggtcatttctttattttgtaccTAACCACTTCATAAATCTTGTTGACTACAGCCTATCTACCAATATAAGCAAAGCTATTAgtcataaaaacacatcagcaatCACTGTTTCGCATAAGACTGTCGCTCATAAAGTTGAAGGCTTACAAATTTTGAGAGCAAAATAACTGCTTTTCAGACCAGCTGTGCTACTTGCATAACGTTAAGACTTTCACTATCACCTGAATCTGCTTCCTTTTCATGCACCTTTAACCAAGCATACTGGAACTGATGATGATACACCTCCTGCCTCCCACACTAACCACAAAGCAGTCAGCCTTATTCTGTGACTCCTTCCAGCCTATAAAGTAAGTTGATCTAATATCATTATCTCACACAGACCATAGCTTCATGTTTGGAGTGATTTACTTAGAATTACTGTTTCACAATACGGCTACAGCAAAGGGCCAAGATAGAAAACAGACAGAGGGAATGACACACGGTAAAGTTTATGAGCTGTATTTCAACTTCGAGCACCGGCTAAGGTCACAGAAGAGGCGACcttctttttaaatcacagcaTTGCTGCTGATAAGGAACCATCTGTACTTTCTTTAGTTTCCTTTCTCTGTACTGAAGAATGACATTGACAGTATGTTTAAGTTAGCGATAAATCACTTTACCAGGGGTCAATGCCACACCTGCTGCACACGTGCCCCTCACCCTCAATCAGGCTTATCAGCTGCCCCTGACACACAGGACAAAGTGAACACTGTATtctccagtgagcagcagcagtCAGCAGAGCAGCCTTTGGGCCATTGTCTTACTAAAGAAATGAattcaaaccatgacagagagTGTCTCTGTTAGAAACCAAGTTAGATATTTCTCTTGTGCAaaggattttttccccttttttctgcTGAAGAATTATTTTAAGATAGGAATAAACATTTGCTTCCACTCAGCATGTGATTTGCTAGCTTTTTGTAAACAACAGAGCAATTCATTTTACAGAGGCATCAATCTCCTGCTGAAGGTTTTATGTGCTGATCTAGTACAGATCCTGTGTGACTATGGGAGGTAAACCCAGTTAGAAAACAAAGGTATGAATACCCTGAAACTGAACACAGCAGTTGACATCTGTGCCCTCTTGGTAGTCAGCCGGGGCTAGCGCCCATACAAAGGTGTGGTATTCCTTTACTGATGTCCATCCCTcctgaagaagaaaatgtgtgCACAGTGTTAACTTCCAGTtggatattatttatttagttgctTTTCCAGAAATTCGTCAGAACAGCAATACCTTGAAGAGCCCTATCCAATCATTACTGGCCCATATGTGCCGTGAGCTCAGCGTGTAGTGGCAGTCGACTCTGCTCTCAGGAAAGTAGCTGCAGCCCACGTTTCTAAACTCCACCTGCCAGTCCTTGTCCAtggcaacacaaaacaaatgctCTATTGCACCTACAAGAaagaaggtaaaaaacaaacaaaccccaaatcAACCTAGAAACCAACATGCACAGTTACATTACACAGCTATTTCTGGAATATAGGTAAGAGGTGGTCCCTGCTGAACAAACAAGAGGCCCCAAGTGTGTaagtatttttgttcagtgtaagaTCTAGACTGAGTGCACACTTAAGGAAACAGCACCGATGCACAACTAATCCTCAGTGACAGCATGGTCTTAAGGCAACATGACACGTTACACAGGTTGTCACCAGGGGCTATTTCAGTCATCTTCAAAATCATTTGCTATTATACAGCATCACGTGTAAGCATGCAGGATATGGGCTCAGATTCCACTCGAGGTTACTTGCCACGAATTTGTGGTGTCCCTGCAGTTAACCACACTGCTTGCCTACCGAAAGCACTATTTTTGTGTGTGGTGTAATAACTATGGTATAGGCAACATTTATGATGTGATGGTACACTGTTACACAAACAGGGTGAAACACATggtaaatatacattttaatagAGCAGCAGAGACAAGCATGATGAGATTTTcaaaaggaacaaaaataaagcaagcGCACTTTAAACCCAATGAGGATTTACAGCGAGCATGTTCTTTAAACTTGGATTAACTTTCTGTACTTTACATTTATTCCCTGTGGTAGAGTCAATAATCACAGATGATACaagttttctatttttgttttgcaaacaAACATCCGTTCGGACAAGATAAAATACAGACAGTGCGTAAAACAATACACCAGTAATCAAAATAGCTTTCCGTGGACTCGTTTTACATGGCACGAGGCTTAAGGCCCAACAGTAGcacatgtcaagaaaacagtgttatGCCCGTCGATGAAAGCTTTAagctgacaaacaaacaaacacaggcaCTGCGGACAGACCTGAATCCGTGCACGTTAGTCATATTTGTTAATTTGAtggaaatgtaaataataagAGACAATGCAGGGCTTTGTTAACTACCAAAAGAGATCTGCGCACATTATCTCGACCCGTTTCTGATGTCTTTGTTACCTTTACGGTCCTCAGCCCTCTGCAGACGGTCCAAAGGAGCCCTCTACGTGCGAGGTACCGGACTGACAGTCCTCAAGAAACCCACGAAAGAACACGGCCGATGCAGACTCGCTTTCCTCACGGAGCTCAGCTGGACCAACAACgcgaaataacaacaaaaaagccaaagcaaaacacaagCACCACAGCTTCTTCTGCACCGTGGAATTATGGGAGCTGTTGTTCACGATGTAGCTGAAACTATGCCGAGATACTCCTTTTTAAACTACAACCCCCAGGCTCACAGTAGACTAACAGATCCGCTGAATGTAATCTGACGCGTCTCATCGGCCGCCGTTGTTTTTCGCATCGGATATCTGCCAAACCGCGGCTGTCCTGCTCGTTCACCAATGGAAAGAGTGTGTGTTATTTGCGATGAGAGGAAGACACTCTTAGCGGATGTAATAATGAAAAcggatgtttttatttgcagtgaTTGTTCGAGTTCATAAATATTTGCTACATTGCGCTGTAAACAAATCTGCGCATTATTTTCCATGCAGGTAGACTTCGCACTATGACGGTTATTTAATTTGATGGTAAAGTATTGCAGGTTGTATAGTTTTTGcctatttattttagtttaaatcAGGACACGGGAGCCTTTTCCACTTCATGTATTATCTATACTTTGATGAGGAAAATCAGGAACCACAGCAGATCCTCTGACGTCAGCCCACGTTCCAGATTTGATGGAGGGGAATTCGGATTTTAGCCAAAATTTTTTCCAAAATAATCCAGTGATCCTGCATTTTGGAAGCGCCCCAATTTGGCAGTTTCTTTAGGGTAAGCTTGATATCCCACAACGTCTTCAAACATGAGGACAAATAGAGCGCATGACGAGGTTACAGTGCCGGGCAGCAGATGGCAGTATACCATCTTGAAAACCAAAATTACACATGCAAGTCTAAACACACAGTGCGGTCTTTTAAGCCCACAATGAAAATATATCACAGCCTTTTTGTCCTTTCACTATTAGATACAAgataaaaggggggggggggggggtacactGTCTCTCTATGctgcaaattttaaaaacagcctGGGTTCACCATCTCTAGCTTTGCCttaattcatagttttgattttGCAGATATATCAGAAGAGAAATGCAGATATGGCTGTGCAGATAGGTCTCAAGGCTACAGTAGTAGTATTGTCTATCTGGGTTCACAATGTGTTATTCTgagatttttaattaaaaaaaaacattaaaatactgGTTTTAGTTGAACTGATTATATTAaatgatttaaatttaaattagagTTAAAATGGCAAATAAGTCTTTAACTGCAAAAAGCCATCAATAACAAAAACCTATTTAACAGAAATGGAAATTAAAAGTTAGCATTCTCTATTAAAGGTTATTAGTCCTCCACAACCACAAGTTAAATAATGCTCAGCCTGTATTATTATAGTTATTGATGTTAGCTCATTGCCCATAGCCAGCCTATTTATCTCTGCTCATTGATGAGACACTCCAGTCACACAATACTTTACTCCTCCTCAATTAGTAAGTCCAGTTTGGCTAATTTAGTCTGTTGACGACACTATAAGGATGCTTCATGTAATTTTATGCCGACGGACAGTCAATGCTGAGACCCTATAAATTGTGTTTAAGTGGATTAATAGTGTGCTGAGCCTGTGTGAGCAAAGTGGTGATGGAAATAGTGGCTCGCTCTCACAGTGGGATAATTAAATAGGTTCTACTGTGATGACTGGCTTATTCAGTAGCCACTGTTTACATGCGTGTTTAGCTTTAGgtattattaaagaaaaagatttctTCTGTTGAATTCTTCAACATAATTCAGTATGGTTGTCTTACGCGTTCcctggaacacagaaaaatcagatATACCAAAAATACTAGCATAAGTATTGTTTATGAATTAATTCTATATGCTTATTTCTGCTGGTTTTGTGCCaccctattttattttattttattttattttattttattttattttattttattttattttattttagtgttgTGTCTGATTTCCCATAGCCTTGACTTTGAAGCGTCATTGTTGTGTAAAGTTAGAAGACAGTTGTGCAGTAGGAGTGTGAAGGCTTCACCATAACAGAGGCTAGACTTAAAGTGGATTG from Astatotilapia calliptera chromosome 20, fAstCal1.2, whole genome shotgun sequence includes these protein-coding regions:
- the calcoco1a gene encoding calcium-binding and coiled-coil domain-containing protein 1, with the translated sequence MDKDWQVEFRNVGCSYFPESRVDCHYTLSSRHIWASNDWIGLFKEGWTSVKEYHTFVWALAPADYQEGTDVNCCVQFQASYLPKPSSQEYEFVYIDAKGKVCSRSSKFTFCAPKPLEDLVTLEEDSHGEEAGTDMLLVVPRAELLQNRLQECLRERAELLQVQEAVKEQREKENEEYKRAREAWDRRRKELEGDIARLQKELNQTLEKLDELQKKQKEEKALGESLAQEKTALMDAREASKARIRELEDDIKTLAQRAVEKETELERIKERARRAGALRKEEESERRSLQTKLEQTESELKILSKEFQGLRNSLAQRDTSVLQLQNTITTLTQKLTTAHRKEAENEASLKEMRSLRERLHMSERAAEGLKSDLSSMVAQRDQGQAELHQARLQAAQLTLQLADSSLALREGRAHWAQERQNMQRSAEKDHERLEKLSQEMQAMEERLQEERMERVKLEVELGREKDCNRVQLSETRRELQELKASLRVAHKEKEQLLAEKQELMEYICQLEQKMGTVASAKWNSAPVASTGRPDSVSSDSEDENPEALQILHPPTPLAHYSLCEQGQPDSLLLATPPLSPREVSRREVVINQPAPLSLPHQATADTLAHSSDSEEECDPRECRRNSSGEETALLLPDPMDTFLSGSADTSLW